The Eurosta solidaginis isolate ZX-2024a chromosome 4, ASM4086904v1, whole genome shotgun sequence genome includes a window with the following:
- the LOC137247862 gene encoding uncharacterized protein produces MLSFFAKKKQSVDISPEEAIQGPADPTQTNDGGCGSDDFIFVERKPLDDHSKLSSQGMVIYPPMPSIPWGRLPAQTPGYLPKYSGSDNATPVPYVHGVPFQLAPQLSSKSDFEVTQLQVDSILALLTRQMSIDETEEYNFALERSIQNECY; encoded by the coding sequence atgctATCGTTTTTCGCAAAGAAGAAACAAAGCGTAGATATATCACCAGAGGAAGCTATCCAAGGGCCAGCAGATCCTACACAAACGAATGACGGTGGCTGTGGCTCAGACGACTTCATTTTTGTAGAACGAAAGCCGTTAGACGATCATAGTAAGCTTTCGTCGCAAGGTATGGTAATATATCCTCCAATGCCTTCTATACCTTGGGGAAGGCTTCCTGCACAAACGCCAGGGTATCTACCAAAATATAGTGGGAGTGATAACGCAACGCCAGTGCCATATGTTCACGGGGTACCATTTCAGTTGGCGCCGCAACTCAGCTCCAAAAGTGACTTTGAGGTAACACAATTGCAAGTAGATAGCATTTTAGCATTGCTGACTCGCCAAATGTCAATAGACGAAACTGAGGAGTATAATTTTGCACTGGAACGTTCAATACAAAATGAATGTTATTAG